The following are encoded together in the Streptomyces flavofungini genome:
- a CDS encoding M23 family metallopeptidase, translating to MGYGIDGPREAGTTRRDALGLAAGLLAGGALSGALAPPAAADEGDDDWMHQQGDWAFGDEAQAAQDDSCVADLDERFEADLAAAEALLPVEDSRGLGAAAAPTARYTRPLRRRYRVTSRYGVRGNWAAGHHTGIDLGVPRGTPVYAVTSGVVVLARWSGAYGKAVTVRMPDKRYVLFAHLSRISVRQGQRIRTGARIGYSGATGRATGPHLHLEIRARRGYGSDINPVSYLARRGVRLL from the coding sequence ATGGGCTACGGCATAGACGGCCCGCGCGAAGCGGGCACCACACGACGGGACGCACTCGGACTCGCCGCGGGACTGCTGGCCGGCGGAGCGCTGTCAGGGGCGCTCGCTCCCCCGGCCGCCGCGGACGAGGGCGACGACGACTGGATGCACCAGCAGGGCGACTGGGCCTTCGGTGACGAGGCGCAGGCGGCGCAGGACGACTCGTGCGTCGCGGACCTCGACGAGAGGTTCGAGGCGGACCTCGCCGCCGCGGAGGCCCTGCTCCCCGTGGAGGACAGCCGCGGACTCGGCGCCGCCGCGGCCCCCACGGCCCGCTACACCCGGCCGCTGCGCCGCCGCTACCGCGTCACCTCGCGCTACGGCGTGCGCGGCAACTGGGCCGCGGGGCACCACACCGGCATCGACCTCGGGGTGCCGCGCGGGACCCCCGTGTACGCGGTGACCAGCGGTGTCGTCGTGCTCGCCCGCTGGTCGGGGGCGTACGGCAAGGCCGTGACGGTGCGGATGCCGGACAAGCGCTATGTGCTGTTCGCGCATCTCTCGCGGATCTCGGTGCGCCAGGGCCAGCGCATCCGCACCGGCGCCCGCATCGGCTACAGCGGCGCCACCGGACGTGCCACGGGCCCGCACCTCCACTTGGAGATACGGGCCCGGCGCGGCTACGGCTCGGACATCAACCCCGTCTCCTACCTGGCCAGGCGAGGGGTACGGCTGCTGTAG
- a CDS encoding glycosyltransferase, translated as MQLPSNSSPAPRVLHVSQPVDGGVARVVVDLVRAQRAAGMDVHLACPDGGTLARSVGPVPVHPWAAARSPGPGLRAEVRDLARVVDAVRPTLVHAHSAKAGLAARVAVRGRVPTVFQPHAWSFEAVDGSVALLARTWERHAARWTARTLCVSAAERDTGRRAGIAGPCTIVPNGIDPERFVPGERGVARAELLFGGGGPLPGGGGPSGPDGSRAVDAPWVVCVGRLCRQKGQDVLLRAWPTVVARVPGARLVLVGDGPDAAALRAGLAGAVGAADGVGSSVTFVGAADDTAPWYRAADVVVQPSRWEGMALAPLEAMSCARPVVLTDVDGARESLPPAHHAHALVPPEDPDALAAALTALLRDPALRESLGAQGRAHVLDHHDVRRTATAVEAVYRELLGPAPIEHRECSTT; from the coding sequence ATGCAACTGCCGTCGAACTCCTCTCCCGCGCCGCGCGTCCTGCACGTCAGCCAGCCCGTCGACGGCGGCGTCGCCCGCGTCGTCGTCGACCTGGTCAGGGCGCAGCGCGCGGCGGGCATGGACGTGCACCTGGCCTGCCCCGACGGCGGCACCCTCGCCCGCTCCGTGGGACCCGTCCCCGTGCACCCGTGGGCGGCGGCCCGCTCCCCCGGCCCCGGCCTGCGCGCCGAGGTGCGCGACCTCGCCCGGGTCGTGGACGCCGTCCGGCCCACCCTGGTGCACGCGCACAGCGCCAAGGCGGGGCTCGCGGCGCGGGTCGCCGTGCGCGGGCGCGTACCGACCGTCTTCCAGCCGCACGCCTGGTCGTTCGAGGCCGTCGACGGCAGCGTCGCGCTGCTCGCCCGCACCTGGGAGCGGCACGCGGCCCGCTGGACGGCCCGCACCCTCTGCGTCAGCGCGGCGGAACGGGACACCGGCCGCCGCGCGGGCATCGCGGGCCCCTGCACCATCGTGCCGAACGGCATCGACCCGGAGCGGTTCGTGCCGGGCGAGCGCGGGGTGGCGCGGGCGGAGCTGCTGTTCGGGGGTGGAGGGCCGCTCCCTGGGGGCGGCGGTCCGTCGGGCCCTGACGGCTCCCGGGCGGTGGACGCCCCCTGGGTGGTGTGCGTCGGGCGGCTGTGCCGGCAGAAGGGGCAGGACGTCCTGCTGCGCGCCTGGCCGACGGTGGTCGCGCGCGTGCCGGGGGCCCGGCTCGTGCTGGTCGGCGACGGGCCCGACGCGGCGGCGCTGCGGGCGGGGCTCGCCGGGGCGGTGGGCGCCGCGGACGGGGTCGGCTCGTCCGTGACGTTCGTGGGCGCCGCCGACGACACCGCGCCCTGGTACCGGGCGGCCGACGTCGTCGTCCAGCCGTCCCGCTGGGAAGGCATGGCCCTCGCGCCCCTGGAGGCCATGTCCTGCGCCCGGCCCGTCGTCCTCACCGACGTGGACGGCGCCCGCGAGAGCCTGCCGCCCGCGCACCACGCCCACGCCCTGGTCCCGCCCGAGGACCCGGACGCGCTGGCCGCCGCCCTGACGGCCCTGCTGCGCGACCCGGCCCTGCGGGAGTCCCTCGGCGCCCAGGGGCGCGCGCACGTCCTGGACCACCACGACGTGCGCCGTACGGCGACCGCGGTCGAAGCGGTGTACCGCGAACTACTGGGCCCGGCGCCCATCGAGCACAGGGAGTGCAGCACCACGTGA
- a CDS encoding chaplin, with translation MSRIAKAAAVTLGAGAVVLSGAALASADAGAQGKAVGSPGVLSGNLVQVPVNVPVNVCGNTVDLVGLLNPAFGNTCVNKGEMHGGYGK, from the coding sequence ATGTCTCGCATCGCGAAGGCAGCCGCCGTCACGCTCGGCGCCGGTGCCGTCGTACTCAGCGGTGCCGCGCTTGCCTCGGCGGACGCGGGCGCGCAGGGCAAGGCCGTCGGCTCCCCCGGTGTGCTCTCGGGCAACCTGGTCCAGGTCCCCGTCAACGTCCCGGTGAACGTCTGCGGCAACACCGTCGACCTCGTCGGCCTGCTGAACCCCGCGTTCGGCAACACCTGCGTCAACAAGGGTGAGATGCACGGCGGCTACGGCAAGTGA
- a CDS encoding vitamin K epoxide reductase family protein, translating into MRAVATTGRVPAQAAAAPPATAPRPESSRTAGGGRGLALLLVLTAAAGLLASWVITLDKIELLKDPDYVPGCSMNPVVSCGSIMKSEQAAAFGFPNPLLGLAAYAVVLCVGASLAAGARFPRWYWLTFNAGTLFGVAFCTWLQFQSLYRIHALCLWCCLAWAATLLMFWYVTSHNVRHGFLPAPAWLRTFMKEFTWVLPVLHAGVIGMLILTRWWDFWMS; encoded by the coding sequence ATGCGCGCCGTCGCGACCACGGGACGGGTACCGGCGCAGGCCGCCGCGGCCCCGCCCGCCACCGCCCCCCGGCCGGAGAGCTCCCGGACGGCCGGGGGCGGGCGCGGCCTCGCCCTGCTGCTCGTGCTCACGGCGGCGGCGGGGCTGCTCGCCTCCTGGGTCATCACCCTCGACAAGATCGAGCTCCTGAAGGACCCGGACTACGTCCCCGGGTGCAGCATGAACCCGGTGGTGTCCTGCGGCAGCATCATGAAGAGCGAGCAGGCCGCCGCGTTCGGCTTCCCCAACCCGCTCCTCGGTCTCGCCGCGTACGCCGTCGTCCTCTGCGTCGGCGCGAGCCTCGCCGCCGGGGCCCGCTTCCCCCGCTGGTACTGGCTGACCTTCAACGCGGGCACGCTCTTCGGCGTCGCCTTCTGCACCTGGCTGCAGTTCCAGTCGCTCTACCGCATTCACGCGCTGTGCCTCTGGTGCTGTCTGGCGTGGGCCGCCACGCTTCTCATGTTCTGGTACGTGACCTCGCACAATGTGCGCCATGGATTTCTGCCCGCGCCCGCGTGGCTGCGTACGTTCATGAAGGAATTCACCTGGGTCCTCCCGGTGTTGCACGCGGGCGTCATCGGCATGCTGATCCTCACCCGTTGGTGGGATTTCTGGATGAGCTGA
- a CDS encoding tyrosinase family oxidase copper chaperone, translated as MTRRHLITVAAAATLGAVGAFRGLRAKDEPEGLPGSPGGPGFDETYRGRRIQGEPTTGERDHGPDGWRVTVDGQPLGLMRRSDGSYLSMLDHYQSYATPLAAARGAVDELGPHQALSGRLH; from the coding sequence TTGACACGCCGTCATCTGATCACCGTCGCGGCCGCGGCGACCCTCGGAGCCGTCGGCGCCTTCCGCGGGTTGCGCGCGAAGGACGAGCCGGAGGGGCTGCCGGGGTCGCCGGGCGGGCCCGGATTCGACGAGACGTACCGCGGCCGGCGCATCCAGGGCGAGCCCACGACGGGCGAGCGCGACCACGGCCCCGACGGCTGGCGCGTCACCGTCGACGGGCAGCCGCTCGGCCTGATGCGCCGCTCCGACGGCAGCTACCTGAGCATGCTCGACCACTACCAGTCGTACGCGACCCCGCTGGCGGCCGCCCGCGGCGCGGTCGACGAACTCGGCCCGCACCAGGCCCTGAGCGGCCGACTCCACTGA
- a CDS encoding chaplin, with translation MSRTSKALALSAVAAAAVAGGAGVAAADSGAQGAATHSPGVVSGNAVQVPVHVPVNVCGNSINVIGLLNPAFGNTCVND, from the coding sequence ATGTCGCGTACCAGCAAGGCCCTTGCCCTGTCCGCCGTCGCCGCCGCCGCCGTCGCCGGTGGCGCCGGTGTCGCCGCCGCCGACAGTGGCGCGCAGGGTGCCGCCACCCACTCCCCCGGCGTCGTCTCGGGCAACGCCGTCCAGGTGCCGGTGCACGTTCCCGTCAACGTGTGCGGCAACAGCATCAACGTCATCGGTCTGCTGAACCCGGCGTTCGGCAACACCTGCGTCAACGACTGA
- a CDS encoding DUF5949 family protein, whose translation MTSTSNEQRTFRVTDLGTLAVLAWSGEHPEDEQDMAFLLAYSLGDAEGGPEATAEAMRTLLRNEQLPLGGPVLDGARTPSLPVSLLVEAEQAVVNMPHVKAQCVVPPEWLAAVEQRGHAYFMITTVAWPEGKPGSPVSEEALRDFAGSEDTLLNAAHCLLPVRRLRG comes from the coding sequence ATGACCTCAACCTCCAACGAACAGCGCACCTTCCGGGTGACCGACCTCGGCACCCTCGCCGTCCTCGCCTGGAGCGGCGAACACCCGGAGGACGAGCAGGACATGGCCTTCCTCCTGGCCTACTCCCTGGGCGACGCCGAAGGCGGCCCCGAAGCCACGGCCGAGGCCATGCGCACGCTCCTGCGCAACGAGCAACTGCCCCTCGGCGGCCCCGTCCTCGACGGCGCCCGCACCCCCTCCCTGCCCGTCAGCCTCCTCGTCGAGGCCGAGCAGGCCGTCGTGAACATGCCCCACGTCAAAGCGCAGTGCGTCGTCCCGCCCGAGTGGCTCGCCGCCGTCGAACAGCGCGGCCACGCCTACTTCATGATCACGACCGTGGCCTGGCCCGAGGGCAAGCCCGGCAGCCCGGTCTCCGAGGAGGCGCTGCGCGACTTCGCCGGCTCCGAGGACACCCTGCTGAACGCGGCCCACTGCCTGCTGCCCGTGCGCAGGCTGCGCGGCTGA
- a CDS encoding DUF3344 domain-containing protein: MRHLLGPRRVLAVLLALTGCLSLTGTGAAAPGTHAAAPDGEKARIAFAQRYHAVQRGGIVRAANSAITCRRPVSRAAAPCADVRRGAPGANHDFEMFYTDIDRDPNTYNSSAGELRLPAGSRVSYARLYWGGNLRVGEQKPPKDNGRVLIAEPGGSYRAVLADTLTGHRVAGGADAFQASADVTSLVRGSGSGLYTVAQVNVAMGHSKAGAWGGWTLVVAYENAALPKRSIALWDGFDTFGVTGKRHTVRMKGVPLASDGARGGGVVGLVAYDGDRGVRGDTVRVSAGRGRSVPLSDRANPADDVLNSTVSEPGRPARRIPAYANTLGYDSDVLRLPDRLRGQRGDLTVRMAAGRDAAWTGVLFAAVDVRR, encoded by the coding sequence ATGCGTCATCTTCTGGGCCCGCGTCGTGTGCTCGCCGTCCTGCTCGCCCTCACCGGGTGCCTCTCGCTGACCGGCACCGGCGCCGCCGCTCCGGGCACGCACGCCGCCGCCCCCGACGGTGAGAAGGCGCGCATCGCCTTCGCGCAGCGCTATCACGCGGTCCAGCGCGGCGGGATCGTCCGGGCCGCCAACTCGGCGATCACCTGCCGCCGTCCGGTGTCCCGCGCGGCGGCCCCGTGCGCGGACGTGCGCCGCGGCGCTCCCGGCGCGAACCACGACTTCGAGATGTTCTACACGGACATCGACCGCGACCCGAACACGTACAACTCCAGCGCGGGCGAGCTCCGGCTGCCCGCCGGGTCCCGGGTCTCGTACGCCCGGCTCTACTGGGGCGGCAACCTCCGCGTCGGGGAGCAGAAGCCGCCCAAGGACAACGGCCGGGTGCTGATCGCCGAGCCCGGCGGCAGCTACCGGGCCGTCCTCGCCGACACCCTGACCGGCCACCGGGTCGCGGGCGGCGCGGACGCGTTCCAGGCGTCCGCCGACGTCACCTCGCTGGTCCGCGGCTCCGGCTCCGGGCTCTACACCGTCGCACAGGTCAACGTCGCGATGGGGCACTCCAAGGCGGGGGCGTGGGGCGGCTGGACGCTGGTGGTGGCGTACGAGAACGCGGCGCTGCCGAAGCGGTCAATCGCGCTGTGGGACGGGTTCGACACGTTCGGAGTAACCGGGAAGCGGCACACGGTGCGGATGAAAGGCGTCCCGCTGGCTTCCGATGGGGCGCGTGGGGGCGGAGTCGTGGGGCTCGTGGCGTACGACGGCGATCGGGGCGTGCGCGGTGACACGGTGCGTGTGTCCGCCGGGCGCGGCAGGTCCGTGCCACTCTCTGACCGCGCCAACCCCGCCGACGACGTACTGAACTCGACCGTCAGCGAGCCCGGCCGCCCGGCCCGCAGGATCCCGGCGTACGCCAACACCCTCGGCTACGACTCCGACGTGCTGCGCCTGCCCGACCGGCTGCGCGGACAGCGCGGCGACCTGACGGTGCGGATGGCGGCGGGGCGCGACGCGGCCTGGACGGGTGTGCTCTTCGCCGCCGTCGACGTGCGGCGGTAG
- a CDS encoding tyrosinase family protein — translation MVHTRKNQRNLTRAERRRFVDAVLRVKRRGEYDEFVRTHIDYYVSDGDDGLRVAHMTPSFLPWHRRFLLDFERALRRVDDGVTVPYWDWTKDRSPAASLWGEDLMGGNGRRSDRRVMTGPFARGNGWVVKEAVTDGDFLTRDLGRRADPLELPTRQDVEWAMAETVYDVEPWDSTSRRGFRNRLEGWTREDGSARWRNHNRVHRWVGGHMLGGASVNDPVFWLNHAFVDLLWSRWQRLRPDSAPYLPAQPPTLGDAQYQRVVARREAMPPWRTTPQDMLSHKSVYRYAE, via the coding sequence ATGGTCCACACGCGCAAGAACCAGAGGAACCTCACGCGGGCCGAGCGGCGCCGGTTCGTCGACGCCGTGCTGCGCGTCAAACGCCGGGGCGAGTACGACGAGTTCGTCCGCACGCACATCGACTACTACGTCTCCGACGGCGACGACGGGCTGCGCGTCGCCCATATGACCCCCAGCTTCCTGCCCTGGCACCGCCGCTTCCTGCTCGACTTCGAGCGGGCCCTGCGCCGCGTGGACGACGGCGTCACCGTGCCGTACTGGGACTGGACGAAGGACCGCAGCCCGGCCGCGTCCCTGTGGGGCGAGGACCTGATGGGCGGCAACGGGCGGCGCTCCGACCGGCGGGTCATGACGGGCCCCTTCGCCCGCGGCAACGGCTGGGTCGTCAAGGAGGCCGTGACCGACGGGGACTTCCTCACCCGTGACCTCGGGCGCCGCGCCGACCCGCTGGAACTGCCGACCCGCCAGGACGTGGAGTGGGCGATGGCGGAGACGGTGTACGACGTCGAGCCCTGGGACTCCACCTCACGGCGCGGCTTCCGCAACCGCCTGGAGGGCTGGACGCGGGAGGACGGCAGCGCGCGCTGGCGCAATCACAACCGGGTGCACCGCTGGGTCGGCGGGCACATGCTCGGCGGCGCCTCCGTCAACGACCCCGTCTTCTGGCTCAACCACGCCTTCGTGGACCTGCTGTGGAGCCGGTGGCAGCGGCTGCGCCCCGACTCCGCCCCCTACCTCCCGGCGCAGCCGCCCACCCTCGGCGACGCGCAGTACCAGCGCGTCGTCGCCCGCCGCGAGGCGATGCCGCCGTGGCGGACGACGCCACAGGACATGCTCAGCCACAAGTCGGTCTACCGGTACGCCGAGTAG
- a CDS encoding chaplin: MKNVKKAALVIAAAGLAAGAASGSAFASDDGASAEGAAVGSPGVGSGNLGQLPVHIPVNVVGNTANLAGALNPAFGNSGTND, from the coding sequence ATGAAGAATGTCAAGAAGGCCGCTCTCGTCATCGCCGCCGCAGGACTCGCCGCGGGTGCCGCCTCCGGCAGCGCCTTCGCCAGCGACGACGGTGCCAGCGCCGAGGGTGCGGCCGTGGGCTCCCCGGGTGTCGGCTCCGGCAACCTCGGCCAGCTCCCGGTGCACATCCCGGTGAACGTGGTCGGCAACACCGCGAACCTGGCCGGCGCCCTGAACCCGGCGTTCGGCAACTCGGGCACCAACGACTGA
- a CDS encoding sugar transferase, translating into MSAERTVTSSSGHPRQHERHRTGPLVVAPRGAPAGRAGRRGGQPVHRGRRALAPLTADALAAVTAALLLPDPYRSPVLLALLLTGVLALNAQGRLYEDTLAPSLLDELPALAWRIALAWCAVATVTPALTPALAPVLPPMTSFTPLPPATLLTAAALHGVLGAGGRALAHWHRRSAAARRPRPVLVLGHGGQARSVAAALLRRPRCGVRPVGVVGEAREAGETGETRGTGGTGGTGDGEYKEYAVAYETERGAGADGGHGGGPERHVGVAPELPLLSSDDELHRAVIQNDVRAVLLLSGRAPADDARVTALRGLGCELWEVDPHGPAVLAPRDRARPLFVAGFRCRPLVAADRPRPSAGKRALDIVVSGTLLLLTGPLLLACALVLRATEGPGVVFRQERVGKDGRLFTLLKFRTHRPADPQESATRWSVADEHRMSPFCRFLRGTSLDELPQLWNVLRGDMSLVGPRPERPFFVDRFSLRHPQYAYRHRMQTGITGLAQIHGLRGDTSIEDRCRYDNAYIDSWSLWQDLCILLRTVGCLLRRTGS; encoded by the coding sequence GTGAGCGCGGAACGTACCGTCACCTCGTCGTCCGGACACCCACGGCAGCACGAGCGGCACCGGACCGGGCCGCTCGTCGTCGCTCCCCGGGGAGCACCGGCCGGGCGCGCCGGACGCCGCGGCGGGCAGCCCGTCCACCGCGGCCGGCGGGCCCTCGCCCCGCTCACCGCCGACGCGCTCGCCGCCGTGACCGCGGCCTTGCTGCTCCCGGACCCGTACCGCTCCCCGGTCCTGCTCGCCCTGCTCCTCACCGGCGTCCTCGCCCTGAACGCCCAGGGCAGGCTGTACGAGGACACGCTCGCGCCGTCCCTCCTCGACGAACTGCCCGCGCTCGCCTGGCGGATCGCCCTCGCCTGGTGCGCCGTCGCGACCGTCACCCCCGCGCTGACCCCGGCGCTCGCCCCGGTCCTCCCCCCGATGACCTCGTTCACCCCGCTCCCCCCGGCCACCCTGCTCACCGCGGCCGCGCTGCACGGCGTGCTCGGCGCGGGCGGCCGTGCCCTCGCGCACTGGCACCGCAGGTCGGCTGCCGCGCGCAGGCCCCGCCCCGTCCTGGTGCTCGGCCACGGCGGCCAGGCGCGGAGCGTGGCGGCGGCACTGCTGCGGCGACCGCGGTGCGGGGTGCGGCCGGTGGGGGTCGTGGGGGAGGCGAGGGAGGCAGGCGAGACAGGCGAGACAAGAGGGACAGGAGGGACAGGGGGGACAGGGGACGGGGAGTACAAGGAGTACGCGGTCGCGTACGAGACCGAGCGGGGGGCGGGGGCCGACGGCGGGCACGGCGGCGGGCCCGAGCGGCACGTGGGCGTCGCGCCCGAACTCCCCCTGCTGTCCTCCGACGACGAACTGCACCGGGCCGTCATCCAGAACGACGTCCGCGCCGTGCTGCTCCTGTCCGGCCGCGCCCCCGCCGACGACGCCCGCGTCACCGCCCTGCGCGGACTCGGCTGCGAACTGTGGGAGGTCGACCCGCACGGCCCGGCCGTCCTCGCACCCCGCGACCGCGCCCGCCCCCTGTTCGTGGCCGGATTCCGCTGCCGCCCGCTGGTGGCCGCCGACCGGCCGCGCCCGAGCGCGGGCAAACGGGCGCTCGACATCGTCGTGTCCGGCACCCTGCTCCTGCTCACCGGCCCGCTACTGCTCGCCTGCGCGCTGGTCCTGCGCGCCACCGAGGGCCCGGGCGTGGTGTTCCGCCAGGAGCGCGTCGGCAAGGACGGGCGGCTGTTCACGCTCCTGAAGTTCCGCACCCACCGCCCCGCCGACCCCCAGGAGTCGGCCACCCGGTGGAGCGTCGCCGACGAGCACCGCATGAGCCCCTTCTGCCGGTTCCTGCGCGGCACCTCGCTGGACGAGCTGCCCCAGCTGTGGAACGTGCTGCGCGGCGACATGAGCCTGGTCGGCCCGCGCCCCGAACGGCCCTTCTTCGTCGACCGGTTCAGCCTGCGGCACCCGCAGTACGCGTACCGCCACCGGATGCAGACCGGCATCACCGGCCTCGCCCAGATCCACGGCCTGCGCGGGGACACCTCCATCGAGGACCGGTGCCGCTACGACAACGCGTACATCGACAGCTGGTCGCTCTGGCAGGACCTGTGCATCCTGCTGCGCACGGTCGGGTGCCTGCTGCGCCGCACGGGGAGCTGA
- a CDS encoding O-antigen ligase family protein, whose amino-acid sequence MDHALPHPAPAPSPPSRPQPRPRASLPPALRHAATVLPVVVLLALLTLPVPAGDDGSGGTPADAFSALVVGCALVHVVRSARRPLTRGAAVVLGLPVVGIAAAACASSSAATGVTGAARYLQVFVLVPAAVLVLIRDARQFRFLAWAFVGLALFQGTVGVHQNLTGTGASYMGADIRAVGTFGPTDVMGMATVVSYGLIAALALAFRPHAPRQRAAALTCAALLTVPLALSFSRGAWIATVAACGVVLLLAGVRHALRAVLVAVAAGVVLVAGLGLGSQLLQDRLTSITDVTDAPDQSVTDRYAMWAASVDMWRDHPVTGVGLKGFPEHRDSHASLALSSGSDTAGAGSEFRRQPLLSPHNMYLLVLGEQGLLGLLTLAGSWLALLVCAVRGWARVRPRRGRAGAGGARLDCALVACGLLVWQLVDFMYADIGGPSTVLTAVALGGCAWWALRGRGADSGGGSGSSDGSGGPDGVGGSHGVGGSEGVGGWDGIGSSYEAGGPDEAGAARAVAGVR is encoded by the coding sequence GTGGACCACGCCCTGCCGCACCCGGCCCCGGCCCCGTCCCCGCCCTCGCGCCCCCAGCCGCGCCCGCGCGCCTCGCTGCCGCCCGCCCTCCGCCACGCGGCCACCGTCCTGCCCGTCGTCGTGCTCCTGGCCCTGCTCACGCTGCCCGTCCCGGCGGGCGACGACGGCTCCGGGGGCACCCCCGCCGACGCGTTCTCCGCGCTCGTCGTCGGCTGCGCCCTCGTCCACGTCGTCCGCTCCGCGCGCCGCCCCCTGACCCGCGGCGCCGCCGTGGTGCTCGGCCTGCCCGTCGTCGGCATCGCCGCGGCCGCGTGCGCCTCCTCGTCGGCGGCGACCGGAGTCACCGGGGCCGCGCGCTACCTCCAGGTCTTCGTCCTGGTCCCCGCGGCCGTCCTCGTCCTCATCCGGGACGCCCGCCAATTCCGGTTCCTCGCCTGGGCGTTCGTCGGACTCGCGCTCTTCCAGGGCACGGTCGGGGTGCACCAGAACCTCACCGGGACCGGGGCGTCGTACATGGGCGCGGACATCCGGGCGGTGGGCACGTTCGGGCCGACGGACGTCATGGGGATGGCGACGGTGGTGTCGTACGGACTGATCGCCGCCCTCGCCCTCGCCTTCCGGCCGCACGCGCCCCGGCAGCGGGCCGCCGCGCTGACCTGCGCGGCGCTGTTGACCGTGCCGCTCGCGCTGTCGTTCAGCCGCGGCGCGTGGATCGCGACGGTGGCGGCCTGCGGGGTGGTGCTGCTGCTCGCCGGGGTGCGGCACGCGCTGCGGGCCGTGCTCGTGGCGGTCGCGGCGGGTGTCGTCCTGGTGGCCGGGCTCGGCCTCGGCTCGCAGCTGCTCCAGGACCGGCTGACCAGCATCACCGACGTCACGGACGCCCCCGACCAGTCGGTCACCGACCGGTACGCGATGTGGGCGGCGTCCGTCGACATGTGGCGGGACCACCCGGTGACCGGCGTCGGCCTCAAGGGCTTCCCCGAACACCGCGACAGCCACGCCTCCCTCGCCCTGTCCTCCGGCAGCGACACGGCGGGCGCGGGCAGCGAGTTCCGCCGCCAGCCGCTGCTCTCCCCGCACAACATGTACCTCCTCGTCCTCGGCGAGCAGGGCCTCCTCGGCCTCCTCACCCTGGCGGGCAGCTGGCTGGCGCTCCTGGTCTGCGCGGTGCGGGGGTGGGCGCGGGTCCGGCCCCGGCGCGGCCGGGCGGGGGCCGGGGGCGCGCGCCTCGACTGCGCCCTGGTGGCCTGCGGCCTGCTCGTCTGGCAGCTGGTCGACTTCATGTACGCCGACATCGGCGGCCCGTCCACGGTGCTCACGGCGGTGGCGCTCGGCGGGTGCGCGTGGTGGGCGCTGCGGGGGCGGGGGGCTGACTCGGGGGGCGGGAGCGGGAGTTCGGACGGGAGCGGGGGGCCGGACGGGGTCGGGGGATCGCACGGGGTCGGGGGATCGGAGGGGGTCGGGGGATGGGACGGGATCGGGAGTTCGTACGAGGCCGGGGGGCCGGACGAGGCGGGCGCCGCGCGGGCCGTGGCGGGGGTGCGATGA